In Hymenobacter volaticus, the genomic window TACTGCGCGACCTATCCGCAAGCGGCCACTAGACGGTGTAAAGCAGTTTTGCTGAAGCTCGCAAGACCTTAGGCCAGGAACTCCACCACTTGCGCTAATACGCCCGAGTCGCGCATGATGCGGTTGTGGCCCAAGCCGCTGGTAGCCCGGAAATCCAGCGCTGGCCAGCTGGCGGCAATAGCTTCGGCATCGGTGAAGGGCACGTTCAGGTCGTGGCGGTCGTGGAGCAGCAGGGCCCGCTGCACGGGCAGGTGGCGGCCCGCTTCTACTAGGCTAAAGCTTTCAGCCTTGCGGTTGAACTGCTGTTGAATGAAGCGAGCCATGTGGTCAACCACACTGTGCGGAAGGCGCAACAGGTCGGCGAACCGCTCGGCTACGTTGCGGGTGCTGCTTGGGGCGCTCATGAGTACCAAACGCGGCAACTTGCCCCCATCGGGCTGCTTGAATTGCACCGGCACCCCGGCCGTGCAGGCTGCCCCAAATGAATGCGCTACCACAGCGTACACGGGCCCAATGGCATCGGCTACGGCCTGTATTGCGCCGGCAAAGCTTACCAACGTCGCCCGTTGCCCTTCGGAAGCGCCGTGGG contains:
- a CDS encoding alpha/beta fold hydrolase yields the protein METLFEPAPVRPAKVLYPSVPPGLKFLRLQLRLQAALSEEWAFRSTWRLFTTPRRLPVKAWEASALAKAQSHSVQAGSGRVAYYEWNATGGRTVLLVHGWEHRASFWGSMAAGLVAAGYRAVALDGPAHGASEGQRATLVSFAGAIQAVADAIGPVYAVVAHSFGAACTAGVPVQFKQPDGGKLPRLVLMSAPSSTRNVAERFADLLRLPHSVVDHMARFIQQQFNRKAESFSLVEAGRHLPVQRALLLHDRHDLNVPFTDAEAIAASWPALDFRATSGLGHNRIMRDSGVLAQVVEFLA